One genomic window of Micropterus dolomieu isolate WLL.071019.BEF.003 ecotype Adirondacks linkage group LG06, ASM2129224v1, whole genome shotgun sequence includes the following:
- the sema4e gene encoding semaphorin-4E isoform X4 has product MNTWCVAAPLCLSVQSYADGNLTLENKGEDGKGKCPFDPFQRYASVMFENKLYSATSMNFLGSEPVLMRSSPVSIRTEFKSSWLNEPNFVSMAHMSESVMSASGDDDKVYLFFSETAVECDCYNKLLVSRVARVCKGDVGGQRTLQKKWTSFLKARIDCPVLESQLPYIIQDTYRWCDPQQPWKDCLFFAVFTPQSDTSDLSAVCVYLVSDISKVFAEGKYKTPVPVETSFVKWVMYSGDVPFPRPGACIDNSARKAGITQTLDLPDRTLQFIKDKPLMDHAIQPIGEAPLLVRRGAKFTRIIVNQVQAADGEKYHVMFIGTEEGTMLKAVNYNGEMFIIEEVQLFQPPHPIKILKFSNVTRQLYAGSDYGAAQIPLATCGRSSSCMDCVLARDPYCGWDTVGGKCIVISNSQRELIQSVKEGDASLCPGADPVKPVNQSIWLGGNVKLSCPSASNLGKTTWEQDSSPLTLSTHLQLLQDGLLIFNASHSDTGVYRCLSVERSKAGEYTTTLAEYHVSIPEGGDDRNVISPEAQINGPSLAGLQVVVGLLLVSLLALLAWNFYKGHLPLPWNYRKKNREQSQETPDQEGLNSCTTYQDAQRPALAEDKPLVSGIDNGSRNNNHTRGAAAFSAAEENDDSTFTPPSLQYIDDESEM; this is encoded by the exons ATGAACACTTGGTGTGTTGCGGCgcctctgtgtttgtctgtgcagTCCTACGCAGATGGAAACCTGACTCTTGAAAATAAAGGAGAGGATGGCAAAGGGAAGTGTCCGTTTGATCCTTTCCAGAGATATGCCTCCGTCATGTTTG AAAACAAGCTGTACTCAGCCACTTCAATGAACTTCCTGGGCTCTGAACCCGTCCTGATGCGCAGCTCTCCGGTCTCCATACGCACGGAGTTCAAGAGCTCCTGGCTCAATG AGCCCAACTTTGTTTCCATGGCTCACATGTCAGAGAGTGTGATGAGTGCGTCAGGTGATGATGACAAGGTTTACCTGTTCTTCAGTGAGACCGCTGTGGAGTGCGACTGCTACAACAAACTGCTGGTTTCCCGCGTGGCCCGCGTCTGCAAG GGGGATGTTGGAGGTCAGCGGACCTTGCAGAAGAAATGGACATCCTTCCTGAAGGCCAGGATTGACTGTCCGGTGCTTGAGTCCCAGCTGCCGTACATTATCCAGGACACTTACCGCTGGTGTGACCCCCAGCAGCCCTGGAAGGACTGTTTGTTCTTTGCCGTCTTCACACCACAGTC GGATACATCAGACCtgtctgcagtgtgtgtgtacctcgtGTCTGACATCAGCAAAGTGTTTGCGGAGGGGAAGTACAAGACCCCAGTCCCAGTAGAAACGTCTTTTGTTAAGTGGGTGATGTATAGCGGAGACGTCCCTTTCCCTCGGCCCGGAGCT TGTATAGACAATTCAGCTCGTAAAGCGGGCATAACTCAGACTCTGGACCTCCCGGACCGGACCCTTCAATTTATCAAAGATAAGCCCCTCATGGACCATGCTATCCAGCCAATAGGAGAGGCACCTCTACTGGTGCGAAGGGGAGCTAAATTCACACGCATCATAGTTAACCAAGTGCAGGCCGCAGATGGCGAGAAGTACCACGTGATGTTCATAggcacag AGGAAGGCACAATGCTGAAAGCAGTGAACTACAATGGAGAAATGTTCATCATAGAGGAAGTACAACTCTTCCAGCCTCCACATCCAATCAAGATTCTGAAATTCTCTAATGTCACG CGTCAGCTCTATGCAGGCTCAGACTACGGAGCAGCACAGATACCACTGGCCACCTGTGGGAGGTCCTCATCCTGTATGGATTGTGTTCTAGCCAGAGACCCATACTGTGGCTGGGACACAGTTGGTGGGAAATGTATTGTCATTTCTAATTCACAGAG AGAGCTAATCCAAAGTGTGAAAGAAGGAGATGCCTCTCTTTGCCCAGGTGCTG atcCGGTTAAGCCTGTGAATCAGTCCATCTGGCTCGGGGGCAACGTGAAGCTCAGTTGCCCCTCGGCTTCTAACCTGGGAAAAACCACCTGGGAGCAGGACAGCAGCCCTCTGACCCTTTCGACTCATCTTCAGCTTCTGCAAGATGGACTGCTTATCTTCAACGCCTCACACTCCGACACCGGTGTGTACCGCTGCTTGTCTGTGGAGCGCTCCAAAGCTGGCGAGTACACAACCACTTTGGCTGAGTACCACGTTAGCATTCCAGAAGGCGGTGATGACAGGAATGTGATTTCTCCTGAAGCTCAGATCAATGGCCCCTCCTTGGCTGGACTTCAGGTCGTAGTCGGGTTACTTCTAGTTTCTCTTCTTGCCCTTTTGGCCTGGAACTTTTACAAAGGCCACCTACCGCTGCCCTGGAACTATAGGAAGAAGAATAGAGAACAATCCCAGGAGACTCCAGATCAGGAGGGACTGAACTCCTGCACGACCTACCAAGATGCACAGAGGCCCGCATTGGCGGAGGACAAGCCCCTAGTGTCAGGAATAGACAACGGCAGCAGGAATAACAACCACACCAGAGGGGCAGCGGCATTCAGTGCTGCAGAGGAGAACGATGACTCGACATTTACTCCTCCATCTCTGCAGTATATTGA
- the sema4e gene encoding semaphorin-4E isoform X3, with product MECKNYIRILHKMEDNRMYVCGTNAFDPVCDYMSYADGNLTLENKGEDGKGKCPFDPFQRYASVMFENKLYSATSMNFLGSEPVLMRSSPVSIRTEFKSSWLNEPNFVSMAHMSESVMSASGDDDKVYLFFSETAVECDCYNKLLVSRVARVCKGDVGGQRTLQKKWTSFLKARIDCPVLESQLPYIIQDTYRWCDPQQPWKDCLFFAVFTPQSDTSDLSAVCVYLVSDISKVFAEGKYKTPVPVETSFVKWVMYSGDVPFPRPGACIDNSARKAGITQTLDLPDRTLQFIKDKPLMDHAIQPIGEAPLLVRRGAKFTRIIVNQVQAADGEKYHVMFIGTEEGTMLKAVNYNGEMFIIEEVQLFQPPHPIKILKFSNVTRQLYAGSDYGAAQIPLATCGRSSSCMDCVLARDPYCGWDTVGGKCIVISNSQRELIQSVKEGDASLCPGADPVKPVNQSIWLGGNVKLSCPSASNLGKTTWEQDSSPLTLSTHLQLLQDGLLIFNASHSDTGVYRCLSVERSKAGEYTTTLAEYHVSIPEGGDDRNVISPEAQINGPSLAGLQVVVGLLLVSLLALLAWNFYKGHLPLPWNYRKKNREQSQETPDQEGLNSCTTYQDAQRPALAEDKPLVSGIDNGSRNNNHTRGAAAFSAAEENDDSTFTPPSLQYIDDESEM from the exons ATGGAGTGCAAGAACTACATCAGAATCCTGCATAAGATGGAGGATAAcagaatgtatgtgtgtggaacCAATGCTTTTGATCCTGTGTGTGATTACATG TCCTACGCAGATGGAAACCTGACTCTTGAAAATAAAGGAGAGGATGGCAAAGGGAAGTGTCCGTTTGATCCTTTCCAGAGATATGCCTCCGTCATGTTTG AAAACAAGCTGTACTCAGCCACTTCAATGAACTTCCTGGGCTCTGAACCCGTCCTGATGCGCAGCTCTCCGGTCTCCATACGCACGGAGTTCAAGAGCTCCTGGCTCAATG AGCCCAACTTTGTTTCCATGGCTCACATGTCAGAGAGTGTGATGAGTGCGTCAGGTGATGATGACAAGGTTTACCTGTTCTTCAGTGAGACCGCTGTGGAGTGCGACTGCTACAACAAACTGCTGGTTTCCCGCGTGGCCCGCGTCTGCAAG GGGGATGTTGGAGGTCAGCGGACCTTGCAGAAGAAATGGACATCCTTCCTGAAGGCCAGGATTGACTGTCCGGTGCTTGAGTCCCAGCTGCCGTACATTATCCAGGACACTTACCGCTGGTGTGACCCCCAGCAGCCCTGGAAGGACTGTTTGTTCTTTGCCGTCTTCACACCACAGTC GGATACATCAGACCtgtctgcagtgtgtgtgtacctcgtGTCTGACATCAGCAAAGTGTTTGCGGAGGGGAAGTACAAGACCCCAGTCCCAGTAGAAACGTCTTTTGTTAAGTGGGTGATGTATAGCGGAGACGTCCCTTTCCCTCGGCCCGGAGCT TGTATAGACAATTCAGCTCGTAAAGCGGGCATAACTCAGACTCTGGACCTCCCGGACCGGACCCTTCAATTTATCAAAGATAAGCCCCTCATGGACCATGCTATCCAGCCAATAGGAGAGGCACCTCTACTGGTGCGAAGGGGAGCTAAATTCACACGCATCATAGTTAACCAAGTGCAGGCCGCAGATGGCGAGAAGTACCACGTGATGTTCATAggcacag AGGAAGGCACAATGCTGAAAGCAGTGAACTACAATGGAGAAATGTTCATCATAGAGGAAGTACAACTCTTCCAGCCTCCACATCCAATCAAGATTCTGAAATTCTCTAATGTCACG CGTCAGCTCTATGCAGGCTCAGACTACGGAGCAGCACAGATACCACTGGCCACCTGTGGGAGGTCCTCATCCTGTATGGATTGTGTTCTAGCCAGAGACCCATACTGTGGCTGGGACACAGTTGGTGGGAAATGTATTGTCATTTCTAATTCACAGAG AGAGCTAATCCAAAGTGTGAAAGAAGGAGATGCCTCTCTTTGCCCAGGTGCTG atcCGGTTAAGCCTGTGAATCAGTCCATCTGGCTCGGGGGCAACGTGAAGCTCAGTTGCCCCTCGGCTTCTAACCTGGGAAAAACCACCTGGGAGCAGGACAGCAGCCCTCTGACCCTTTCGACTCATCTTCAGCTTCTGCAAGATGGACTGCTTATCTTCAACGCCTCACACTCCGACACCGGTGTGTACCGCTGCTTGTCTGTGGAGCGCTCCAAAGCTGGCGAGTACACAACCACTTTGGCTGAGTACCACGTTAGCATTCCAGAAGGCGGTGATGACAGGAATGTGATTTCTCCTGAAGCTCAGATCAATGGCCCCTCCTTGGCTGGACTTCAGGTCGTAGTCGGGTTACTTCTAGTTTCTCTTCTTGCCCTTTTGGCCTGGAACTTTTACAAAGGCCACCTACCGCTGCCCTGGAACTATAGGAAGAAGAATAGAGAACAATCCCAGGAGACTCCAGATCAGGAGGGACTGAACTCCTGCACGACCTACCAAGATGCACAGAGGCCCGCATTGGCGGAGGACAAGCCCCTAGTGTCAGGAATAGACAACGGCAGCAGGAATAACAACCACACCAGAGGGGCAGCGGCATTCAGTGCTGCAGAGGAGAACGATGACTCGACATTTACTCCTCCATCTCTGCAGTATATTGA
- the sema4e gene encoding semaphorin-4E isoform X1, which produces MTDCYGNNKAYIPLSLNKRAMQPLLSLSVFWLLPLALTLEENSPLDCVPRRSVPYHRDNAHVFREEGVFNYSTMLLREDLDLLVLGAREAVYALDLKDISKKLASAKWEVTTRQKDDCKNKGKDPEMECKNYIRILHKMEDNRMYVCGTNAFDPVCDYMSYADGNLTLENKGEDGKGKCPFDPFQRYASVMFENKLYSATSMNFLGSEPVLMRSSPVSIRTEFKSSWLNEPNFVSMAHMSESVMSASGDDDKVYLFFSETAVECDCYNKLLVSRVARVCKGDVGGQRTLQKKWTSFLKARIDCPVLESQLPYIIQDTYRWCDPQQPWKDCLFFAVFTPQSDTSDLSAVCVYLVSDISKVFAEGKYKTPVPVETSFVKWVMYSGDVPFPRPGACIDNSARKAGITQTLDLPDRTLQFIKDKPLMDHAIQPIGEAPLLVRRGAKFTRIIVNQVQAADGEKYHVMFIGTEEGTMLKAVNYNGEMFIIEEVQLFQPPHPIKILKFSNVTRQLYAGSDYGAAQIPLATCGRSSSCMDCVLARDPYCGWDTVGGKCIVISNSQRELIQSVKEGDASLCPGADPVKPVNQSIWLGGNVKLSCPSASNLGKTTWEQDSSPLTLSTHLQLLQDGLLIFNASHSDTGVYRCLSVERSKAGEYTTTLAEYHVSIPEGGDDRNVISPEAQINGPSLAGLQVVVGLLLVSLLALLAWNFYKGHLPLPWNYRKKNREQSQETPDQEGLNSCTTYQDAQRPALAEDKPLVSGIDNGSRNNNHTRGAAAFSAAEENDDSTFTPPSLQYIDDESEM; this is translated from the exons ATGACTGACTGTTACGGAAACAATAAAGCTTACATTCCTCTTAGCTTGAACAAAAGAGCCATGCAGCCGCTGCTGTCCCTCAGTGTCTTTTGGCTGCTGCCCCTGGCCTTGACGCTGGAAGAAAACTCACCACTGGACTGCGTCCCCCGTAGATCTGTGCCTTATCATA GGGACAACGCTCACGTGTTTCGTGAGGAGGGAGTGTTCAACTATTCCACTATGCTGTTGAGAGAAGACCTGGACCTGCTAGTACTCGGTGCCAGGGAGGCAGTGTATGCTCTTGATCTCAAAGACATCTCAAAGAAACTCGCTTCA GCTAAATGGGAAGTGACAACACGGCAAAAAGATGATtgtaaaaacaaaggaaaagatCCCGAG ATGGAGTGCAAGAACTACATCAGAATCCTGCATAAGATGGAGGATAAcagaatgtatgtgtgtggaacCAATGCTTTTGATCCTGTGTGTGATTACATG TCCTACGCAGATGGAAACCTGACTCTTGAAAATAAAGGAGAGGATGGCAAAGGGAAGTGTCCGTTTGATCCTTTCCAGAGATATGCCTCCGTCATGTTTG AAAACAAGCTGTACTCAGCCACTTCAATGAACTTCCTGGGCTCTGAACCCGTCCTGATGCGCAGCTCTCCGGTCTCCATACGCACGGAGTTCAAGAGCTCCTGGCTCAATG AGCCCAACTTTGTTTCCATGGCTCACATGTCAGAGAGTGTGATGAGTGCGTCAGGTGATGATGACAAGGTTTACCTGTTCTTCAGTGAGACCGCTGTGGAGTGCGACTGCTACAACAAACTGCTGGTTTCCCGCGTGGCCCGCGTCTGCAAG GGGGATGTTGGAGGTCAGCGGACCTTGCAGAAGAAATGGACATCCTTCCTGAAGGCCAGGATTGACTGTCCGGTGCTTGAGTCCCAGCTGCCGTACATTATCCAGGACACTTACCGCTGGTGTGACCCCCAGCAGCCCTGGAAGGACTGTTTGTTCTTTGCCGTCTTCACACCACAGTC GGATACATCAGACCtgtctgcagtgtgtgtgtacctcgtGTCTGACATCAGCAAAGTGTTTGCGGAGGGGAAGTACAAGACCCCAGTCCCAGTAGAAACGTCTTTTGTTAAGTGGGTGATGTATAGCGGAGACGTCCCTTTCCCTCGGCCCGGAGCT TGTATAGACAATTCAGCTCGTAAAGCGGGCATAACTCAGACTCTGGACCTCCCGGACCGGACCCTTCAATTTATCAAAGATAAGCCCCTCATGGACCATGCTATCCAGCCAATAGGAGAGGCACCTCTACTGGTGCGAAGGGGAGCTAAATTCACACGCATCATAGTTAACCAAGTGCAGGCCGCAGATGGCGAGAAGTACCACGTGATGTTCATAggcacag AGGAAGGCACAATGCTGAAAGCAGTGAACTACAATGGAGAAATGTTCATCATAGAGGAAGTACAACTCTTCCAGCCTCCACATCCAATCAAGATTCTGAAATTCTCTAATGTCACG CGTCAGCTCTATGCAGGCTCAGACTACGGAGCAGCACAGATACCACTGGCCACCTGTGGGAGGTCCTCATCCTGTATGGATTGTGTTCTAGCCAGAGACCCATACTGTGGCTGGGACACAGTTGGTGGGAAATGTATTGTCATTTCTAATTCACAGAG AGAGCTAATCCAAAGTGTGAAAGAAGGAGATGCCTCTCTTTGCCCAGGTGCTG atcCGGTTAAGCCTGTGAATCAGTCCATCTGGCTCGGGGGCAACGTGAAGCTCAGTTGCCCCTCGGCTTCTAACCTGGGAAAAACCACCTGGGAGCAGGACAGCAGCCCTCTGACCCTTTCGACTCATCTTCAGCTTCTGCAAGATGGACTGCTTATCTTCAACGCCTCACACTCCGACACCGGTGTGTACCGCTGCTTGTCTGTGGAGCGCTCCAAAGCTGGCGAGTACACAACCACTTTGGCTGAGTACCACGTTAGCATTCCAGAAGGCGGTGATGACAGGAATGTGATTTCTCCTGAAGCTCAGATCAATGGCCCCTCCTTGGCTGGACTTCAGGTCGTAGTCGGGTTACTTCTAGTTTCTCTTCTTGCCCTTTTGGCCTGGAACTTTTACAAAGGCCACCTACCGCTGCCCTGGAACTATAGGAAGAAGAATAGAGAACAATCCCAGGAGACTCCAGATCAGGAGGGACTGAACTCCTGCACGACCTACCAAGATGCACAGAGGCCCGCATTGGCGGAGGACAAGCCCCTAGTGTCAGGAATAGACAACGGCAGCAGGAATAACAACCACACCAGAGGGGCAGCGGCATTCAGTGCTGCAGAGGAGAACGATGACTCGACATTTACTCCTCCATCTCTGCAGTATATTGA
- the sema4e gene encoding semaphorin-4E isoform X2 — protein MTDCYGNNKAYIPLSLNKRAMQPLLSLSVFWLLPLALTLEENSPLDCVPRRSVPYHRDNAHVFREEGVFNYSTMLLREDLDLLVLGAREAVYALDLKDISKKLASAKWEVTTRQKDDCKNKGKDPEMECKNYIRILHKMEDNRMYVCGTNAFDPVCDYMSYADGNLTLENKGEDGKGKCPFDPFQRYASVMFENKLYSATSMNFLGSEPVLMRSSPVSIRTEFKSSWLNEPNFVSMAHMSESVMSASGDDDKVYLFFSETAVECDCYNKLLVSRVARVCKGDVGGQRTLQKKWTSFLKARIDCPVLESQLPYIIQDTYRWCDPQQPWKDCLFFAVFTPQSDTSDLSAVCVYLVSDISKVFAEGKYKTPVPVETSFVKWVMYSGDVPFPRPGACIDNSARKAGITQTLDLPDRTLQFIKDKPLMDHAIQPIGEAPLLVRRGAKFTRIIVNQVQAADGEKYHVMFIGTEEGTMLKAVNYNGEMFIIEEVQLFQPPHPIKILKFSNVTRQLYAGSDYGAAQIPLATCGRSSSCMDCVLARDPYCGWDTVGGKCIVISNSQRELIQSVKEGDASLCPDPVKPVNQSIWLGGNVKLSCPSASNLGKTTWEQDSSPLTLSTHLQLLQDGLLIFNASHSDTGVYRCLSVERSKAGEYTTTLAEYHVSIPEGGDDRNVISPEAQINGPSLAGLQVVVGLLLVSLLALLAWNFYKGHLPLPWNYRKKNREQSQETPDQEGLNSCTTYQDAQRPALAEDKPLVSGIDNGSRNNNHTRGAAAFSAAEENDDSTFTPPSLQYIDDESEM, from the exons ATGACTGACTGTTACGGAAACAATAAAGCTTACATTCCTCTTAGCTTGAACAAAAGAGCCATGCAGCCGCTGCTGTCCCTCAGTGTCTTTTGGCTGCTGCCCCTGGCCTTGACGCTGGAAGAAAACTCACCACTGGACTGCGTCCCCCGTAGATCTGTGCCTTATCATA GGGACAACGCTCACGTGTTTCGTGAGGAGGGAGTGTTCAACTATTCCACTATGCTGTTGAGAGAAGACCTGGACCTGCTAGTACTCGGTGCCAGGGAGGCAGTGTATGCTCTTGATCTCAAAGACATCTCAAAGAAACTCGCTTCA GCTAAATGGGAAGTGACAACACGGCAAAAAGATGATtgtaaaaacaaaggaaaagatCCCGAG ATGGAGTGCAAGAACTACATCAGAATCCTGCATAAGATGGAGGATAAcagaatgtatgtgtgtggaacCAATGCTTTTGATCCTGTGTGTGATTACATG TCCTACGCAGATGGAAACCTGACTCTTGAAAATAAAGGAGAGGATGGCAAAGGGAAGTGTCCGTTTGATCCTTTCCAGAGATATGCCTCCGTCATGTTTG AAAACAAGCTGTACTCAGCCACTTCAATGAACTTCCTGGGCTCTGAACCCGTCCTGATGCGCAGCTCTCCGGTCTCCATACGCACGGAGTTCAAGAGCTCCTGGCTCAATG AGCCCAACTTTGTTTCCATGGCTCACATGTCAGAGAGTGTGATGAGTGCGTCAGGTGATGATGACAAGGTTTACCTGTTCTTCAGTGAGACCGCTGTGGAGTGCGACTGCTACAACAAACTGCTGGTTTCCCGCGTGGCCCGCGTCTGCAAG GGGGATGTTGGAGGTCAGCGGACCTTGCAGAAGAAATGGACATCCTTCCTGAAGGCCAGGATTGACTGTCCGGTGCTTGAGTCCCAGCTGCCGTACATTATCCAGGACACTTACCGCTGGTGTGACCCCCAGCAGCCCTGGAAGGACTGTTTGTTCTTTGCCGTCTTCACACCACAGTC GGATACATCAGACCtgtctgcagtgtgtgtgtacctcgtGTCTGACATCAGCAAAGTGTTTGCGGAGGGGAAGTACAAGACCCCAGTCCCAGTAGAAACGTCTTTTGTTAAGTGGGTGATGTATAGCGGAGACGTCCCTTTCCCTCGGCCCGGAGCT TGTATAGACAATTCAGCTCGTAAAGCGGGCATAACTCAGACTCTGGACCTCCCGGACCGGACCCTTCAATTTATCAAAGATAAGCCCCTCATGGACCATGCTATCCAGCCAATAGGAGAGGCACCTCTACTGGTGCGAAGGGGAGCTAAATTCACACGCATCATAGTTAACCAAGTGCAGGCCGCAGATGGCGAGAAGTACCACGTGATGTTCATAggcacag AGGAAGGCACAATGCTGAAAGCAGTGAACTACAATGGAGAAATGTTCATCATAGAGGAAGTACAACTCTTCCAGCCTCCACATCCAATCAAGATTCTGAAATTCTCTAATGTCACG CGTCAGCTCTATGCAGGCTCAGACTACGGAGCAGCACAGATACCACTGGCCACCTGTGGGAGGTCCTCATCCTGTATGGATTGTGTTCTAGCCAGAGACCCATACTGTGGCTGGGACACAGTTGGTGGGAAATGTATTGTCATTTCTAATTCACAGAG AGAGCTAATCCAAAGTGTGAAAGAAGGAGATGCCTCTCTTTGCCCAG atcCGGTTAAGCCTGTGAATCAGTCCATCTGGCTCGGGGGCAACGTGAAGCTCAGTTGCCCCTCGGCTTCTAACCTGGGAAAAACCACCTGGGAGCAGGACAGCAGCCCTCTGACCCTTTCGACTCATCTTCAGCTTCTGCAAGATGGACTGCTTATCTTCAACGCCTCACACTCCGACACCGGTGTGTACCGCTGCTTGTCTGTGGAGCGCTCCAAAGCTGGCGAGTACACAACCACTTTGGCTGAGTACCACGTTAGCATTCCAGAAGGCGGTGATGACAGGAATGTGATTTCTCCTGAAGCTCAGATCAATGGCCCCTCCTTGGCTGGACTTCAGGTCGTAGTCGGGTTACTTCTAGTTTCTCTTCTTGCCCTTTTGGCCTGGAACTTTTACAAAGGCCACCTACCGCTGCCCTGGAACTATAGGAAGAAGAATAGAGAACAATCCCAGGAGACTCCAGATCAGGAGGGACTGAACTCCTGCACGACCTACCAAGATGCACAGAGGCCCGCATTGGCGGAGGACAAGCCCCTAGTGTCAGGAATAGACAACGGCAGCAGGAATAACAACCACACCAGAGGGGCAGCGGCATTCAGTGCTGCAGAGGAGAACGATGACTCGACATTTACTCCTCCATCTCTGCAGTATATTGA